The following are encoded together in the Planococcus antarcticus DSM 14505 genome:
- a CDS encoding flagellar hook-basal body protein has translation MNIQMNTASNTMGELQKKIDLIGNNIANVNTTGYKRQEASFSDALVQSIEKQVGPQNEVGRNTPFGLRIGAGAILSQTATRNEQGSIRQTDRPLDFMIQGESAYFRISSEDNTFFTKDGSFQVQPVPNSNQVSLVTANGDAVLAANNQPIVFDADYKDIQLNGNGTLEISYQDPTKQPTEIQLGIAQINRTDSLEKIGGNRFQLTGTEAEQLANGNLQFIDLSQQRDGTIGVKQGALEMSNVELADEMTELISTQRLFQSQGRAISYADDMMGLVNTIKG, from the coding sequence TTGAATATCCAAATGAATACCGCAAGCAACACCATGGGTGAACTGCAAAAAAAAATCGATTTGATTGGCAATAATATTGCCAATGTAAACACCACTGGCTATAAGCGCCAAGAAGCCAGTTTTTCGGATGCTCTTGTGCAGTCCATCGAAAAACAAGTCGGGCCACAAAATGAAGTTGGGCGAAATACGCCTTTCGGTTTGCGCATCGGTGCCGGCGCAATTCTTTCACAGACAGCAACCCGCAACGAACAAGGCTCCATTCGCCAAACGGATCGGCCGCTTGATTTTATGATCCAAGGCGAATCGGCTTACTTCCGTATTTCATCCGAAGACAATACGTTTTTTACAAAAGACGGATCTTTTCAAGTACAGCCAGTCCCGAATTCAAACCAAGTAAGCTTAGTTACGGCTAACGGTGATGCAGTTCTCGCAGCCAACAACCAGCCGATTGTTTTCGACGCTGACTATAAAGACATCCAACTAAATGGCAATGGAACTTTAGAGATTTCCTATCAAGATCCTACTAAACAACCGACTGAAATCCAACTGGGTATCGCGCAAATAAATCGGACGGACTCACTCGAAAAAATAGGCGGCAACCGATTCCAACTGACCGGCACGGAAGCTGAACAACTCGCCAACGGCAATTTGCAGTTTATTGATCTGTCTCAGCAAAGGGATGGAACGATTGGTGTGAAGCAAGGCGCTTTGGAAATGTCCAATGTTGAACTGGCTGACGAAATGACGGAATTGATTTCTACGCAACGATTGTTTCAATCACAAGGAAGAGCCATTTCTTATGCAGACGACATGATGGGCTTGGTTAATACCATTAAAGGATAA
- a CDS encoding flagellar hook-basal body protein yields MFRGLYTATSGMMANNRQQQILTNNLSNANTPGFKEDQTVLRAFPDQLIKAMDTSKKGTIVPRNIGTLTTGVYTQEGIPSFLQGPLKETGNLTDMVLMDELLPTNPETQQKGSMVFAVAAENEEVRYTKNGSFAVDAEGFLTSSDGFLVLGENQEPIQVGSTDFTVQDNGQIILADGTQGDRLWIGHTENPDQFVKEGQNLLRWAGDPETPPQFIENVDLLNATDSFVKQGFIEQSNVDLTRTMTDMMTTYRGFESNQKVIQAYDRSMEKAVNEIGRV; encoded by the coding sequence ATGTTTCGTGGATTATATACCGCTACATCAGGGATGATGGCCAACAATAGACAGCAACAAATATTGACAAACAATCTATCAAATGCCAATACACCCGGTTTCAAAGAAGACCAAACCGTCTTGCGCGCTTTTCCTGATCAATTGATTAAAGCGATGGACACTAGTAAAAAAGGTACAATAGTCCCCCGAAATATTGGGACTTTGACTACAGGAGTATATACACAGGAAGGTATCCCATCTTTTCTGCAAGGCCCTTTAAAAGAAACCGGGAATTTGACAGATATGGTGCTGATGGATGAATTACTTCCAACAAATCCCGAAACTCAACAGAAAGGTAGCATGGTTTTTGCAGTAGCTGCGGAAAATGAAGAAGTACGCTACACAAAAAACGGCTCCTTCGCCGTCGATGCTGAAGGTTTTCTGACTTCCAGCGATGGTTTTCTCGTTTTAGGTGAAAATCAGGAACCCATTCAGGTGGGTTCAACTGACTTTACTGTACAGGACAATGGCCAAATCATTTTAGCTGATGGGACACAAGGAGATCGCCTATGGATCGGCCATACTGAAAATCCAGACCAGTTCGTAAAAGAAGGACAGAATCTCTTGCGTTGGGCCGGAGATCCGGAAACTCCTCCTCAATTTATTGAGAATGTTGATTTGCTGAATGCTACAGACAGCTTTGTAAAACAAGGCTTCATTGAACAATCGAATGTAGATTTGACCAGAACCATGACAGATATGATGACAACTTACCGTGGCTTCGAATCAAACCAAAAAGTAATACAGGCTTACGATCGCAGCATGGAAAAAGCAGTCAACGAAATTGGGCGCGTCTAG
- the flgB gene encoding flagellar basal body rod protein FlgB, translated as MSIFPKSLESMEQALSASTLRQRVHSANIANVDTANYKSKKVDFQAALDTAMNNQSLSSYKTNDRHLSFSNESSTDKTEILTNSSTKYNNNGNNVDMDVEMAELAKNQLWYNAVTERVNGKLNSLSSVINGGR; from the coding sequence ATGAGTATATTCCCTAAGTCTCTTGAATCTATGGAACAAGCCCTCTCAGCATCGACTTTAAGACAACGAGTGCATTCGGCAAATATTGCCAATGTAGACACGGCCAACTATAAAAGCAAAAAAGTCGACTTTCAAGCAGCGTTGGATACAGCAATGAACAATCAAAGCCTCTCCAGCTATAAAACCAATGATCGGCATCTTTCATTCAGCAATGAATCTTCAACAGATAAAACTGAAATTCTAACTAATAGCTCCACAAAATACAACAACAATGGCAATAATGTCGATATGGATGTCGAGATGGCTGAACTAGCAAAAAACCAATTATGGTATAACGCTGTTACCGAACGGGTCAACGGCAAACTCAACAGTCTCAGCTCTGTCATTAATGGAGGGAGATAA
- the flgC gene encoding flagellar basal body rod protein FlgC: protein MSLFNGFNISASGLTANRMRMDVVSANIANANTNRAELVDGEWMPYRRKTVELSQNGASPFANQLQSVINRGNTSVSGVKVSEIKEDETPFTLSYEPEHPDAGEDGYVRSSNVDPLKEMVDLMSATRSYEANVTALNASKSMFMKALEIGK from the coding sequence ATGAGTTTATTCAATGGGTTTAACATCAGTGCTTCAGGATTGACGGCCAATCGCATGCGCATGGATGTCGTGTCCGCCAACATCGCAAATGCCAATACAAATCGTGCCGAACTCGTGGACGGGGAATGGATGCCTTACCGTCGGAAAACAGTTGAATTGTCGCAAAACGGCGCTTCGCCTTTTGCCAATCAATTGCAGTCGGTGATCAATAGAGGCAATACGTCAGTATCTGGTGTCAAAGTATCGGAAATCAAAGAAGACGAAACGCCTTTTACTTTGTCCTATGAGCCGGAACATCCGGATGCTGGAGAAGACGGCTATGTCCGTTCATCTAATGTCGATCCACTGAAAGAAATGGTGGATCTGATGTCAGCAACCCGTTCATATGAAGCAAACGTCACCGCATTGAATGCATCAAAAAGTATGTTTATGAAGGCTCTAGAAATCGGGAAATAA
- the fliE gene encoding flagellar hook-basal body complex protein FliE yields MEKISGIQTPFIQNQLFDKVKPENQVEGFGEIFKDALKEVSKAQNESDKMTNQLVTGEVQDVHEVMIASQKASLSLQMTMQVRNKVVEAYQEVMRMQV; encoded by the coding sequence ATGGAAAAAATAAGCGGGATTCAAACGCCTTTTATTCAAAATCAATTATTTGATAAAGTAAAACCTGAAAACCAAGTTGAAGGGTTTGGAGAGATCTTTAAAGATGCATTAAAAGAAGTGAGCAAAGCACAAAACGAATCGGACAAAATGACCAATCAGCTGGTAACGGGAGAAGTTCAGGATGTACACGAAGTGATGATTGCTTCGCAAAAAGCCAGTTTATCGTTGCAGATGACAATGCAGGTGAGAAACAAGGTTGTTGAAGCCTATCAAGAAGTAATGAGAATGCAAGTATGA
- the fliF gene encoding flagellar basal-body MS-ring/collar protein FliF, whose translation MKEKFSAYKTKMSESWTSFSPVTKWSVLGSFLLTLIILIVFVFLSNRSDFSVLYSNLTAAEAGEIKTAIEEQAIPVEVSADGKTISVPEEHLANLKVSLAAEGIPKNGNVNYGIFSENMGLGMTDRHFDVVERDAMQNELAYLIEQIDGVTEANVMITLPKENVWITDEEQTSTASIVIKGDSTLQLDQKQINGLHHLISKSVPSLPAEQIVIMDQNGQVFEVQDASQADTNLSVYQQHREIQKGIEQDIQRELQQMLGLLLGQDKVVVSVMTNIDFTKEKREEQLVEPVDVENNEGLDISVERIIETYSSEGTVIEDAAGTGETEVANYPGLDGAGNSESERTEERINSEVNRINRQIEMSPYVIDDITINVGVEPPVPENPASLTQENVTDISNLLKNAVSTSLSMNEFPATEAELEDRISVFATEFQGRPVIEDEEPEETFLAGIPNNLLIVICAAVVLVLIIIIALLLLRKKKKEEVFEEEYEFEGFEQALAKSNQVNLEDEEIDLSEFSARSNPKRKTIEKLAKGRPEDFTKLLRSWMADD comes from the coding sequence ATGAAAGAGAAGTTTTCGGCATATAAAACGAAGATGAGTGAATCGTGGACCAGTTTTTCTCCTGTAACGAAATGGTCCGTTCTTGGCTCCTTTTTACTCACCTTAATTATCTTGATTGTTTTTGTTTTTCTCAGCAATCGCTCTGATTTTTCGGTGCTGTATTCTAATTTGACAGCAGCTGAGGCGGGTGAGATTAAGACCGCCATTGAAGAGCAGGCAATTCCAGTGGAAGTATCGGCCGATGGCAAAACAATCAGTGTACCTGAAGAGCATTTGGCCAATTTAAAAGTCAGCCTGGCTGCGGAAGGCATTCCGAAAAACGGCAATGTGAACTACGGCATATTCAGCGAAAACATGGGGCTCGGAATGACTGATCGTCATTTTGATGTGGTTGAACGAGACGCTATGCAAAATGAGCTGGCGTATTTAATTGAACAAATTGATGGAGTGACGGAAGCGAATGTCATGATTACGCTGCCGAAGGAAAATGTTTGGATTACTGATGAAGAACAGACCTCTACGGCTTCCATCGTTATCAAAGGCGATTCGACGTTGCAATTGGATCAGAAACAGATTAACGGTTTGCATCACTTAATCAGCAAATCGGTTCCAAGTTTACCGGCTGAGCAGATTGTTATCATGGATCAGAACGGCCAAGTGTTTGAAGTGCAGGACGCCAGCCAAGCAGATACCAATCTGTCGGTTTACCAGCAGCATCGCGAAATCCAAAAAGGCATCGAACAGGATATCCAGCGCGAGTTGCAGCAAATGCTCGGCTTGCTGCTGGGGCAGGATAAGGTAGTCGTTTCTGTTATGACGAACATCGATTTCACAAAAGAAAAGCGGGAAGAGCAATTGGTTGAACCCGTAGATGTTGAAAATAATGAAGGCTTGGATATTAGTGTAGAACGCATTATTGAAACCTATTCGAGCGAAGGTACGGTCATTGAAGACGCAGCGGGAACCGGCGAAACAGAAGTCGCCAATTATCCAGGTCTAGACGGTGCTGGCAACAGCGAATCTGAACGGACTGAAGAACGGATCAATAGTGAAGTCAATCGGATCAATCGGCAAATTGAAATGAGTCCATACGTCATTGATGATATTACAATCAATGTGGGTGTGGAACCGCCAGTTCCTGAAAATCCGGCGAGCTTAACACAGGAAAACGTCACGGATATCAGTAATTTACTGAAAAATGCTGTCAGTACCTCATTAAGTATGAATGAATTTCCTGCAACAGAAGCGGAACTGGAAGACCGGATTTCTGTTTTTGCTACTGAATTCCAGGGGCGTCCGGTAATTGAAGACGAAGAGCCGGAAGAAACATTCCTGGCAGGTATACCGAACAATCTTCTTATTGTAATTTGTGCAGCAGTCGTATTGGTGTTGATTATCATCATTGCTTTGCTATTGCTTCGCAAAAAGAAAAAAGAAGAAGTGTTCGAGGAAGAATACGAGTTTGAAGGATTTGAACAGGCATTGGCCAAGTCAAACCAAGTAAATCTTGAAGATGAAGAAATTGATTTGTCTGAGTTTAGTGCCAGATCAAATCCGAAGCGAAAAACGATCGAAAAGCTTGCCAAAGGACGACCTGAAGACTTTACTAAATTGTTGCGGTCATGGATGGCAGATGACTAG
- the fliG gene encoding flagellar motor switch protein FliG → MVRGMHELTGIQKVAILLVGLGPDVSIEIFKQLTEPEIDQLTMEISNVRQLRNSQTERVINEFYEMILAQDYMNEGGLVYARNILEQALGKDKAMDTISRLSNRLQVKPFSFARKADPSQILNILQHEQAQTIALVLSYLDAKQSSKILSELPSDKQAEVARRIALMESTSPDVIHQVEQILERKLTATGTQDYTATGGVEAIVRVLSNVDRGTEKSILTELEKDNPELVTEIKKRMFVFEDIVKLETRSVQRIVREVSDADLTFALKVASEEVKDSIYRNMSTRRAEAILEEIEVMGPVKLKDVENAQTNIVGLIRSMEEKGEIDVSRGGGEEIIV, encoded by the coding sequence ATGGTTAGAGGAATGCATGAGTTGACAGGGATTCAAAAAGTGGCCATCTTATTGGTTGGTTTAGGGCCCGATGTTTCGATTGAGATATTTAAGCAACTGACAGAGCCGGAAATCGATCAACTAACGATGGAGATTTCCAATGTCCGACAGTTGAGGAACAGCCAAACGGAAAGAGTCATCAATGAATTCTATGAAATGATTCTGGCACAGGATTATATGAATGAGGGTGGTTTGGTTTATGCCCGGAATATCCTGGAGCAGGCACTTGGGAAAGATAAGGCGATGGACACCATTAGCCGTTTATCGAACCGGCTTCAAGTAAAACCTTTTAGTTTTGCGCGAAAAGCCGACCCGAGTCAAATTTTGAACATTCTTCAACATGAGCAAGCGCAAACTATAGCATTAGTGCTGTCTTATTTGGATGCCAAGCAATCGTCGAAGATTTTGTCTGAATTACCGAGTGACAAACAAGCAGAAGTTGCAAGGCGGATTGCTTTAATGGAAAGTACTTCTCCAGATGTCATTCATCAAGTAGAACAAATTTTAGAGCGGAAGTTGACTGCTACAGGAACACAGGACTATACAGCTACCGGTGGCGTAGAAGCGATTGTTCGTGTATTGAGCAATGTTGACCGCGGTACGGAAAAATCCATTTTAACTGAACTTGAAAAAGACAATCCAGAACTGGTTACGGAAATCAAAAAACGTATGTTTGTTTTCGAAGATATTGTCAAGCTTGAAACTCGTTCCGTTCAGCGAATTGTCCGTGAAGTGAGCGATGCTGATCTGACATTTGCGCTGAAAGTAGCGAGTGAAGAAGTCAAAGACAGTATTTACCGCAATATGTCAACGCGGAGAGCGGAAGCTATCCTCGAAGAAATTGAAGTTATGGGGCCAGTGAAACTGAAAGATGTGGAAAATGCGCAAACGAATATCGTTGGCTTGATTCGAAGCATGGAAGAAAAAGGAGAAATTGATGTGTCGCGTGGAGGGGGAGAGGAAATAATTGTCTAA
- a CDS encoding FliH/SctL family protein, with protein MSNIIRLPQSFSKEKKIIQTRKIETKKTVFSNQEHDPRQQRQQLFQEINELESRREQLQTQILSDQQNSQQEIDEWWHEKQQEAQQYAKKMEQQAEQQGFQTGFEQGLQLAEQDSVEKRLEMTRLLEMAYEEKANIIQQAEPFLLSLSVTIAEKVIHNELGQDTQQLLHIIQHALKQVEESEDVTMQVSPEDYPMIIPFLEELKTYVKADSELKLIPVANLTPGGCRIHTASGSYDAMVDNQLDEIKNQLLAYCEEKTNDEPVGR; from the coding sequence TTGTCTAATATCATTCGTCTTCCACAGTCTTTTTCGAAAGAAAAGAAAATTATCCAGACCCGAAAAATCGAGACTAAAAAAACTGTTTTCAGTAATCAGGAACACGATCCGAGACAGCAGCGACAACAGTTGTTTCAGGAAATCAACGAACTGGAATCTCGCCGCGAGCAATTGCAGACTCAAATTCTGAGCGATCAACAAAATTCACAGCAGGAAATCGATGAATGGTGGCATGAAAAACAGCAGGAAGCTCAGCAATACGCTAAAAAAATGGAACAGCAAGCGGAACAGCAGGGGTTTCAGACTGGATTTGAACAAGGGCTGCAACTGGCAGAACAAGACAGTGTTGAAAAACGGTTGGAAATGACTCGATTGCTGGAAATGGCCTATGAAGAAAAAGCCAATATCATACAGCAAGCTGAACCTTTCCTGTTGTCATTAAGTGTCACAATCGCAGAAAAAGTGATTCATAACGAATTGGGCCAGGACACGCAGCAATTGTTACACATCATCCAACATGCATTAAAGCAGGTAGAGGAATCAGAAGATGTCACGATGCAGGTGTCTCCTGAAGATTATCCAATGATTATTCCGTTTTTGGAAGAATTGAAGACCTACGTTAAAGCGGATTCGGAATTGAAACTGATTCCAGTGGCTAATCTGACGCCAGGTGGCTGCCGGATTCATACGGCGAGCGGATCCTACGATGCCATGGTCGACAATCAACTGGATGAAATCAAAAATCAATTGCTCGCTTATTGTGAGGAGAAAACCAACGATGAACCTGTGGGAAGATGA
- the fliI gene encoding flagellar protein export ATPase FliI has protein sequence MNLWEDEYLELLNDIEPIQKHGKVIQVIGLTIESRGPNAKIGELCLLYPNRNEPPIEAEVVGFKENRIMLMPLQDLSQVGPGCLVVATGGPLQIKVGPSILGKVLDGTGMPLDESLLPRGLKKYSTNNAPPNPLKRPRIDKPLEVGVRAIDGLLTVGQGQRVGVFAGSGVGKSTLMGMIARNTEADINVIALVGERGREVRDFIERDLGPEGLKKSVVVAATSDQTPMQRIKAALTATAIAEYFRDQGKNVMLMMDSVTRFAMAQREVGLAVGEPPTSKGYTPSVFALLPKLLERSGTSSKGSITAFYTVLVDGDDMNEPIADAVRGILDGHIVLDRKIAQKGQFPAINVMASVSRVMHEVVSEEHQLAAREFKRLLAAYETSEDLINIGAYKSGANKEIDDAIRSHPLIKEYLQQDIYEKAKLEESIERLSAQFGGV, from the coding sequence ATGAACCTGTGGGAAGATGAGTATTTGGAATTGCTGAATGACATTGAGCCCATCCAAAAGCATGGAAAAGTGATCCAAGTCATCGGGTTGACAATTGAATCGAGAGGGCCGAATGCGAAAATCGGAGAGCTTTGCCTACTGTATCCAAACCGCAACGAACCGCCGATTGAAGCGGAAGTTGTCGGTTTCAAGGAAAATAGAATCATGCTCATGCCGTTGCAGGATCTTTCTCAAGTCGGTCCGGGTTGTTTGGTGGTCGCAACAGGTGGACCGCTTCAAATAAAAGTCGGTCCTTCTATTTTAGGAAAAGTTCTTGACGGAACCGGGATGCCGCTTGATGAAAGTTTGCTGCCCCGTGGCTTGAAAAAATATTCAACCAATAATGCGCCACCCAATCCGCTGAAACGGCCAAGAATCGATAAACCTTTGGAAGTCGGCGTTCGTGCGATTGACGGGTTGCTAACTGTCGGACAGGGGCAGCGTGTTGGCGTATTCGCTGGAAGTGGCGTTGGAAAAAGTACCTTGATGGGCATGATTGCCCGCAATACGGAAGCTGATATCAATGTCATCGCCTTAGTCGGAGAACGAGGACGTGAAGTGCGTGACTTTATTGAACGCGATCTCGGTCCAGAAGGATTGAAAAAATCGGTAGTTGTTGCGGCGACTTCAGACCAGACGCCGATGCAACGCATTAAAGCTGCACTTACCGCAACAGCGATTGCCGAATATTTCCGGGACCAAGGAAAAAACGTTATGCTCATGATGGATTCGGTTACCCGTTTTGCCATGGCGCAGCGGGAAGTCGGTCTAGCAGTGGGTGAGCCACCGACCAGTAAAGGCTACACGCCGAGTGTTTTTGCGCTGCTGCCCAAACTGCTAGAGCGATCCGGTACTTCAAGCAAAGGTTCCATTACTGCTTTTTACACCGTTTTAGTGGACGGCGACGATATGAACGAACCAATTGCCGATGCGGTGCGCGGAATTTTGGACGGGCATATTGTTTTGGACCGCAAAATTGCCCAAAAAGGCCAGTTCCCGGCGATCAACGTCATGGCCAGCGTCAGCCGGGTCATGCACGAAGTCGTCTCGGAAGAACACCAGCTGGCAGCTCGGGAATTTAAACGTTTGCTTGCGGCCTACGAAACTTCAGAAGATCTGATCAATATCGGTGCCTATAAGAGTGGCGCCAATAAAGAGATTGACGATGCGATTCGTTCGCATCCATTGATCAAGGAATACTTGCAGCAAGATATATATGAAAAAGCCAAACTGGAAGAAAGTATAGAGCGGCTATCAGCACAATTTGGGGGCGTTTAA
- the fliJ gene encoding flagellar export protein FliJ, translated as MGAFKLTQFNFRFQKILDLKENEKGFAQIQMAEAIKQHEVGHQRNKAIQSQISDIEQLKNAKQQSGVNISELRMLEGYIHQLQDQSLSSKRELEYLQKNVSTSQGLLQKKAQEEKTWENLKQQKLNHFQEESKAAEQSFFDEMASIRFHRLAKANSLVEGI; from the coding sequence TTGGGGGCGTTTAAACTGACACAATTCAACTTTCGATTTCAAAAAATATTGGACCTAAAGGAAAATGAAAAGGGCTTTGCGCAGATCCAAATGGCTGAAGCCATTAAGCAGCATGAAGTGGGGCATCAGCGAAACAAAGCCATCCAAAGCCAAATCAGCGATATAGAGCAACTGAAAAACGCCAAACAGCAAAGCGGCGTCAATATTTCAGAATTGAGAATGCTAGAAGGCTATATTCACCAGCTTCAAGATCAATCGCTGTCCTCTAAAAGAGAACTGGAGTATTTGCAGAAAAATGTTTCGACTTCTCAAGGCCTACTGCAAAAAAAAGCACAGGAAGAAAAGACTTGGGAAAATTTAAAGCAGCAAAAGTTGAATCATTTCCAGGAAGAAAGCAAAGCGGCTGAACAAAGCTTTTTTGACGAAATGGCCAGTATCCGGTTTCATCGCTTAGCTAAAGCCAATAGCTTAGTGGAAGGGATTTAA
- a CDS encoding flagellar hook-length control protein FliK — protein MEALKLSFPQTISPASKKAAVPVQDQALFASLLNSLGTEAELPSEEQAPAEELLKSLESLLTLLQELPVEEEMVEQPDIQYAILQLQELLAGNTQLYFTAPGQMAGGAANAADKLIGLLEKIQQKLQVLSSEFTAKFIDPLVFKGTEEKNSNINLASLTQISEQLDKLIGILEKQPQTTSASQQGKSIGQELVNLLPVQGLNPAKEALRFLNETLKPVKELPRAPVEIQGIPQQVEVVELQPAGKLQAAEELQSPKVLVESKVALEPAVQPTATVAAEAVKAAGNQVRTEANPPAAPFVRLSNLLEDLSGMLKSSMRLAETTEGMKMRVNIFPEHLGHLEILLTSTNGKLAAQIMASTPMAKEALELQLNQLRASLVQQGVAVEKIEVLQQSSQQPFSQQHSHTEQRFSQQQQRNGTTRQDKNGYFQPEEEKAVERQPSVGQLMKVDYTV, from the coding sequence ATGGAGGCATTGAAACTATCGTTTCCACAAACCATCAGCCCAGCATCAAAAAAAGCTGCTGTACCGGTTCAAGATCAAGCCTTGTTTGCCTCTTTGCTGAATTCTTTAGGTACAGAAGCGGAACTTCCAAGCGAAGAACAGGCACCAGCAGAAGAATTACTGAAAAGCCTGGAATCCTTATTGACATTATTGCAGGAACTACCGGTTGAGGAGGAGATGGTTGAACAGCCGGATATTCAATACGCTATCCTTCAATTGCAGGAGCTTCTAGCCGGAAATACACAGCTCTACTTTACAGCACCTGGTCAAATGGCTGGAGGTGCAGCAAATGCTGCCGATAAATTGATTGGCTTGCTGGAGAAAATTCAGCAAAAGCTGCAGGTTCTCTCCAGCGAATTTACTGCGAAATTTATAGATCCCCTTGTGTTTAAAGGGACAGAAGAAAAAAACAGCAATATAAACCTTGCCAGCTTAACGCAAATTTCTGAGCAGCTGGATAAACTGATCGGCATTCTCGAAAAGCAGCCGCAAACAACTTCAGCCTCTCAACAAGGAAAATCTATCGGGCAAGAGTTGGTGAATTTGCTACCGGTTCAAGGACTTAATCCTGCCAAAGAGGCTCTAAGGTTTTTGAATGAGACGCTGAAACCGGTGAAGGAACTTCCAAGAGCCCCTGTTGAAATACAGGGAATTCCACAGCAAGTCGAAGTGGTTGAACTCCAACCAGCCGGAAAGCTCCAAGCCGCAGAAGAACTTCAGTCTCCTAAAGTGCTGGTTGAAAGTAAAGTAGCTCTAGAGCCGGCTGTTCAGCCAACTGCTACCGTGGCGGCTGAAGCTGTAAAGGCTGCTGGCAACCAGGTACGAACAGAAGCCAATCCACCAGCTGCACCATTTGTCCGACTATCCAATCTGCTTGAGGACTTGAGTGGAATGTTAAAAAGTTCGATGCGCTTGGCAGAGACCACAGAAGGCATGAAGATGCGCGTCAATATTTTCCCGGAGCATCTGGGACACTTGGAAATTTTGCTGACGTCAACGAATGGAAAACTGGCCGCTCAAATTATGGCGAGTACCCCGATGGCAAAAGAGGCGCTTGAACTTCAGTTAAATCAGCTGAGGGCTTCGTTAGTACAGCAAGGTGTAGCAGTCGAAAAAATCGAAGTGCTGCAGCAAAGTTCACAGCAGCCTTTCAGCCAGCAACATTCCCATACAGAACAACGGTTTTCCCAACAACAACAAAGAAACGGAACAACAAGACAAGATAAAAACGGCTATTTTCAGCCTGAAGAAGAGAAGGCCGTTGAACGGCAGCCTTCCGTTGGTCAGTTGATGAAAGTGGATTACACAGTGTAG
- the flgD gene encoding flagellar hook assembly protein FlgD, protein MNISTVTTGTAAAPAPAAKTEATNALGQDAFLKILVTQMKHQDPMEPLKDTEFIGQMAQFTSLEQLTNLNKTMTQFVSNQGTSSLADYAHLIGTSVKWESETESGEGIVKALSSKNGELLAELEGSDVKVPIESIQRIEKQTAAIIDQEIV, encoded by the coding sequence ATGAACATCTCAACAGTAACGACCGGTACAGCTGCTGCACCAGCGCCAGCTGCTAAGACGGAAGCAACAAATGCACTTGGACAAGATGCTTTCTTGAAAATCCTGGTAACTCAAATGAAACACCAAGATCCAATGGAGCCGCTGAAAGACACTGAGTTTATTGGCCAGATGGCTCAATTTACGAGCCTGGAGCAATTGACTAACTTAAACAAGACCATGACCCAATTCGTCAGCAATCAAGGGACTTCTTCGTTGGCGGACTATGCACACCTGATCGGCACTTCAGTTAAATGGGAGTCAGAAACGGAATCGGGCGAAGGAATCGTCAAAGCGTTGTCCAGCAAGAACGGCGAATTGCTCGCTGAACTTGAAGGATCGGATGTAAAAGTGCCAATCGAATCGATTCAACGGATCGAAAAACAAACAGCAGCTATAATTGACCAAGAAATTGTCTGA